The Heterodontus francisci isolate sHetFra1 chromosome 43, sHetFra1.hap1, whole genome shotgun sequence genome window below encodes:
- the LOC137355730 gene encoding nuclear receptor subfamily 5 group A member 2-like isoform X2 — protein MSVSFAREVPQASPMQELFDTNPQVKMEFPFEAVYEELCPICGDKVSGYHYGLLTCESCKGFFKRTVQNNKNYTCVENQNCQIDKTQRKRCPYCRFQKCLTVGMKLEAVRADRMRGGRNKFGPLYKQDRALKQQKKALIHGNGIKLDPTSYVMQSLPTDLSTPIASESLHSASKCLSLSYNSLSSSGGDYNSNLVGASPITEAHGPVPGYQLCSPFLSCHVKSEHMDPSYPGSPEPLLSNSYIEAYRPGASVAVPQLIQELVKCEPDEAQVRVKILNYLQQEQTTRGKHERLNTFGIMCKMADQTLFSLVEWARSSIYFKELKVDDQMKLLQNCWSELLVMDHIYRQVAHGKESSILLVTGQQIDLSTIASQSGATLNNLVTRTQELVAKLRSLQTDRHEFVCLKFLVLFSPDVKNLENRPFVETIQEKVNRALMDYTMCFPQQADQFGQLLLRLPEIRAISMQAEEYLYLKHLNGDVPCNNLLIEMLHAKHV, from the exons ATCCCCAGGTTAAAATGGAGTTCCCGTTTGAAGCTGTAtatgaggaattgtgtccaatttgtGGAGACAAGGTTTCAGGATATCACTACGGCCTTCTGACCTGTGAAAGTTGTAAG GGCTTTTTTAAGCGCACAGTACAAAATAACAAGAACTACACCTGTGTAGAAAACCAGAACTGTCAGATCGATAAAACCCAGAGGAAACGGTGCCCTTACTGTCGATTCCAGAAGTGTTTGACTGTTGGAATGAAGCTGGAAG cTGTACGAGCGGATCGAATGCGTGGTGGTCGGAATAAGTTTGGACCCTTGTACAAGCAAGACAGGGCGTTAAAGCAGCAGAAGAAAGCTCTCATTCACGGCAATGGAATTAAACTGGATCCTACCTCTTATGTGATGCAAAGCCTGCCGACAGACCTGAGCACACCCATCGCCAGTGAAAGCCTGCATTCAGCATCCAAATGCCTATCCTTAAGCTACAACAGCTTGTCATCATCGGGGGGAGATTACAACAGCAACCTGGTTGGTGCTTCGCCAATCACTGAGGCACATGGTCCAGTGCCAGGGTACCAGCTGTGCAGCCCTTTCCTGAGCTGTCACGTCAAGTCGGAACACATGGACCCCAGCTACCCGGGCTCCCCTGAGCCATTGCTCAGCAACTCATACATCGAGGCCTATAGGCCCGGTGCATCTGTAGCCGTGCCGCAGCTGATACAGGAGTTGGTGAAGTGTGAACCAGATGAGGCACAGGTCCGGGTGAAGATCTTAAATTACCTGCAGCAGGAGCAGACCACCAGAGGGAAGCATGAGAGGCTCAATACATTTGGAATCATGTGTAAAATGGCTGACCAAACCTTATTCTCCTTGGTGGAATGGGCCAGAAGCAGTATCTACTTCAAGGAGCTGAAG GTTGATGATCAGATGAAACTTCTCCAGAACTGCTGGAGTGAACTTCTGGTAATGGACCATATCTATAGGCAGGTGGCTCACGGGAAGGAGTCGAGTATCCTGCTGGTAACTGGGCAACAG ATCGACCTTTCAACCATCGCGTCACAATCAGGAGCCACATTGAATAACCTGGTGACCCGCACACAGGAACTGGTGGCCAAACTTCGCTCCCTGCAAACTGACCGGCACGAGTTTGTCTGTCTGAAGTTCTTGGTACTCTTCAGCCCTG ATGTGAAGAATCTGGAAAACCGTCCCTTTGTCGAGACCATCCAGGAGAAAGTAAACAGGGCTCTGATGGACTACACTATGTGCTTCCCACAGCAGGCCGACCAGTTTGGACAACTTCTCCTGAGGCTCCCTGAGATACGAGCCATCAGCATGCAGGCCGAGGAGTACCTCTACCTCAAGCACTTAAACGGAGATGTGCCTTGTAACAACTTGCTGATTGAAATGCTCCATGCTAAGCATGTCTAA
- the LOC137355730 gene encoding nuclear receptor subfamily 5 group A member 2-like isoform X3, translating to MKCCYRGFFKRTVQNNKNYTCVENQNCQIDKTQRKRCPYCRFQKCLTVGMKLEAVRADRMRGGRNKFGPLYKQDRALKQQKKALIHGNGIKLDPTSYVMQSLPTDLSTPIASESLHSASKCLSLSYNSLSSSGGDYNSNLVGASPITEAHGPVPGYQLCSPFLSCHVKSEHMDPSYPGSPEPLLSNSYIEAYRPGASVAVPQLIQELVKCEPDEAQVRVKILNYLQQEQTTRGKHERLNTFGIMCKMADQTLFSLVEWARSSIYFKELKVDDQMKLLQNCWSELLVMDHIYRQVAHGKESSILLVTGQQIDLSTIASQSGATLNNLVTRTQELVAKLRSLQTDRHEFVCLKFLVLFSPDVKNLENRPFVETIQEKVNRALMDYTMCFPQQADQFGQLLLRLPEIRAISMQAEEYLYLKHLNGDVPCNNLLIEMLHAKHV from the exons GGCTTTTTTAAGCGCACAGTACAAAATAACAAGAACTACACCTGTGTAGAAAACCAGAACTGTCAGATCGATAAAACCCAGAGGAAACGGTGCCCTTACTGTCGATTCCAGAAGTGTTTGACTGTTGGAATGAAGCTGGAAG cTGTACGAGCGGATCGAATGCGTGGTGGTCGGAATAAGTTTGGACCCTTGTACAAGCAAGACAGGGCGTTAAAGCAGCAGAAGAAAGCTCTCATTCACGGCAATGGAATTAAACTGGATCCTACCTCTTATGTGATGCAAAGCCTGCCGACAGACCTGAGCACACCCATCGCCAGTGAAAGCCTGCATTCAGCATCCAAATGCCTATCCTTAAGCTACAACAGCTTGTCATCATCGGGGGGAGATTACAACAGCAACCTGGTTGGTGCTTCGCCAATCACTGAGGCACATGGTCCAGTGCCAGGGTACCAGCTGTGCAGCCCTTTCCTGAGCTGTCACGTCAAGTCGGAACACATGGACCCCAGCTACCCGGGCTCCCCTGAGCCATTGCTCAGCAACTCATACATCGAGGCCTATAGGCCCGGTGCATCTGTAGCCGTGCCGCAGCTGATACAGGAGTTGGTGAAGTGTGAACCAGATGAGGCACAGGTCCGGGTGAAGATCTTAAATTACCTGCAGCAGGAGCAGACCACCAGAGGGAAGCATGAGAGGCTCAATACATTTGGAATCATGTGTAAAATGGCTGACCAAACCTTATTCTCCTTGGTGGAATGGGCCAGAAGCAGTATCTACTTCAAGGAGCTGAAG GTTGATGATCAGATGAAACTTCTCCAGAACTGCTGGAGTGAACTTCTGGTAATGGACCATATCTATAGGCAGGTGGCTCACGGGAAGGAGTCGAGTATCCTGCTGGTAACTGGGCAACAG ATCGACCTTTCAACCATCGCGTCACAATCAGGAGCCACATTGAATAACCTGGTGACCCGCACACAGGAACTGGTGGCCAAACTTCGCTCCCTGCAAACTGACCGGCACGAGTTTGTCTGTCTGAAGTTCTTGGTACTCTTCAGCCCTG ATGTGAAGAATCTGGAAAACCGTCCCTTTGTCGAGACCATCCAGGAGAAAGTAAACAGGGCTCTGATGGACTACACTATGTGCTTCCCACAGCAGGCCGACCAGTTTGGACAACTTCTCCTGAGGCTCCCTGAGATACGAGCCATCAGCATGCAGGCCGAGGAGTACCTCTACCTCAAGCACTTAAACGGAGATGTGCCTTGTAACAACTTGCTGATTGAAATGCTCCATGCTAAGCATGTCTAA
- the LOC137355730 gene encoding nuclear receptor subfamily 5 group A member 2-like isoform X1 gives MLPNLDTESNFMCIQQSESDEMLLQDPQVKMEFPFEAVYEELCPICGDKVSGYHYGLLTCESCKGFFKRTVQNNKNYTCVENQNCQIDKTQRKRCPYCRFQKCLTVGMKLEAVRADRMRGGRNKFGPLYKQDRALKQQKKALIHGNGIKLDPTSYVMQSLPTDLSTPIASESLHSASKCLSLSYNSLSSSGGDYNSNLVGASPITEAHGPVPGYQLCSPFLSCHVKSEHMDPSYPGSPEPLLSNSYIEAYRPGASVAVPQLIQELVKCEPDEAQVRVKILNYLQQEQTTRGKHERLNTFGIMCKMADQTLFSLVEWARSSIYFKELKVDDQMKLLQNCWSELLVMDHIYRQVAHGKESSILLVTGQQIDLSTIASQSGATLNNLVTRTQELVAKLRSLQTDRHEFVCLKFLVLFSPDVKNLENRPFVETIQEKVNRALMDYTMCFPQQADQFGQLLLRLPEIRAISMQAEEYLYLKHLNGDVPCNNLLIEMLHAKHV, from the exons ATCCCCAGGTTAAAATGGAGTTCCCGTTTGAAGCTGTAtatgaggaattgtgtccaatttgtGGAGACAAGGTTTCAGGATATCACTACGGCCTTCTGACCTGTGAAAGTTGTAAG GGCTTTTTTAAGCGCACAGTACAAAATAACAAGAACTACACCTGTGTAGAAAACCAGAACTGTCAGATCGATAAAACCCAGAGGAAACGGTGCCCTTACTGTCGATTCCAGAAGTGTTTGACTGTTGGAATGAAGCTGGAAG cTGTACGAGCGGATCGAATGCGTGGTGGTCGGAATAAGTTTGGACCCTTGTACAAGCAAGACAGGGCGTTAAAGCAGCAGAAGAAAGCTCTCATTCACGGCAATGGAATTAAACTGGATCCTACCTCTTATGTGATGCAAAGCCTGCCGACAGACCTGAGCACACCCATCGCCAGTGAAAGCCTGCATTCAGCATCCAAATGCCTATCCTTAAGCTACAACAGCTTGTCATCATCGGGGGGAGATTACAACAGCAACCTGGTTGGTGCTTCGCCAATCACTGAGGCACATGGTCCAGTGCCAGGGTACCAGCTGTGCAGCCCTTTCCTGAGCTGTCACGTCAAGTCGGAACACATGGACCCCAGCTACCCGGGCTCCCCTGAGCCATTGCTCAGCAACTCATACATCGAGGCCTATAGGCCCGGTGCATCTGTAGCCGTGCCGCAGCTGATACAGGAGTTGGTGAAGTGTGAACCAGATGAGGCACAGGTCCGGGTGAAGATCTTAAATTACCTGCAGCAGGAGCAGACCACCAGAGGGAAGCATGAGAGGCTCAATACATTTGGAATCATGTGTAAAATGGCTGACCAAACCTTATTCTCCTTGGTGGAATGGGCCAGAAGCAGTATCTACTTCAAGGAGCTGAAG GTTGATGATCAGATGAAACTTCTCCAGAACTGCTGGAGTGAACTTCTGGTAATGGACCATATCTATAGGCAGGTGGCTCACGGGAAGGAGTCGAGTATCCTGCTGGTAACTGGGCAACAG ATCGACCTTTCAACCATCGCGTCACAATCAGGAGCCACATTGAATAACCTGGTGACCCGCACACAGGAACTGGTGGCCAAACTTCGCTCCCTGCAAACTGACCGGCACGAGTTTGTCTGTCTGAAGTTCTTGGTACTCTTCAGCCCTG ATGTGAAGAATCTGGAAAACCGTCCCTTTGTCGAGACCATCCAGGAGAAAGTAAACAGGGCTCTGATGGACTACACTATGTGCTTCCCACAGCAGGCCGACCAGTTTGGACAACTTCTCCTGAGGCTCCCTGAGATACGAGCCATCAGCATGCAGGCCGAGGAGTACCTCTACCTCAAGCACTTAAACGGAGATGTGCCTTGTAACAACTTGCTGATTGAAATGCTCCATGCTAAGCATGTCTAA